From the genome of Anopheles merus strain MAF chromosome X, AmerM5.1, whole genome shotgun sequence, one region includes:
- the LOC121598487 gene encoding zinc finger protein 2 isoform X2 produces the protein MTTRKQTKFSTKIQFYLKHRESRILKLCNDTIGPVPNDSLSKAIFRLLSKPVDNKGIIQLFVDKGQPTAQSTVTSSSSSSSNSSSSNNSNNTVKTVLPEYQKEVERFHGRIICNDNTCIIDPVASPKNDSNSGNPRTHSFRIVSFSKESGVTAGGDTFAPAADEDDAPAVVGGAGAAQEQEQAQNLITRSPPAARSPSAGPAAAASVVPLAGSTSSHKAILMCFSCKLSFGTCRSFIAHAKIEHSLTLNDYERMLLEKNYSSAIIQTNAEKQFFFLVPFEEKSSANSNSRKHVEGDERYKTNSSSNNGSNNSSSNSSSSSSSNSSSSSGGGNNNNNNNNSISNSAASALIGPGSGTAVGGGPILGGNINGNHSSSTNNNGSNGNSNNLMNSTANNGILGLLSHQQQLQAHQQQQQQQQQQQQQHQQQQLQLQQHHLQQSAMGLPADVFASGGLGFDAGGSFPKLVANNALLYEMDSKLQQSWKLAAEKYSNAMNESAAIAAAAAAAAAAAAAAAGSEGEKKGGVASAAAAAVSGKLLTDFLNQQKMLSSVGENLYGKQNKFLELISSAADMKLNPLAAAAVAAAASNKGAPGPVELGAGGGVGGVGGGAGGGGAGGAGGDFHLKKYSPVDLYKQLIANNFRPEAMDVGEELKSEHQISVKKLEPEPSTAFRNSNFSPNISTRNSCKTLKCPQCNWHYKYQETLEIHMREKHPDGETACSYCLAGQAHPRLARGESYTCGYKPYRCDICNYSTTTKGNLSIHMQSDKHLNNMQDLNGMMNKSNQSFLNLATLQANEKVVNSSRNQYMAAAAVAAASSPLSSLSGKLGGGGGGGGGGGGVGGVGGGGGGVGGGPGSAQSKESGPVGYETGGRPKSFFKCDICNYDTNIARNLRIHMTSEKHISNLNSFQSSFNQLKSLQSLQQQHQQAQQQQQSDSLDYLSAINLNTLKEDSPMARVDEYTAAAAAAAAVAAATSAGNTGNSNSSNNNNNNGGGSSGTSSGSLKPLSMPSSPFGAPHETATPDSLFLNQPSPFSGASEPGTDRDYHQHHHHHHQHQLDEDKNPLHFDPPVRLSLDPATYYSCLVCADFETNSLEELKKHVLKDRSSSAMDTILIAGQECLLCGQKAHDRVEMERHLKADHHLRRLELMIHLLEGRDKAATKLRQFVGQELYKKLQLIFPLAEEPKFAYDEMPSVSEISRSPLMLLLEPKTELIERDYGTGANGIDESSSPSCPDNVQLKCNCCNFYTTSLEKIGIHSLSEKHIFRRICFDYLLLISSEKSSLATTVKSEDGTKQQSSPKASQLMLTCVPCCFKTDHIYYMIHHLKKSCKVEQNINLLGLRNIFKLTAKGLDAQDAMDTGDNGLCSILQEKKMWNGENASNRQSAGGCKDRCLVCSVCNKFSSKKVNVMQHLLANHNAGNELLGGAELSPAVPSLSRKPFDYLRTLAEARCAQNLRLIEKVTFMSDSFALKENCNDLKHGNLAEMLEQYAARQDAGDGFTAARSPPLEKQQQQQQHSPTLSCPLCAEAFLDQATVETHVLRVHNIKMDGLNRLLKLVDTSQFLKTTNGKQQPPPPGSNSSSPVDKPGSPHSPQQGGKEGSVSPGGGTPSIRCSYCKAPFDTMVDLKIHCNESSHFRRSADSDDLACFLHDCKDAFDNLADLNQHFKASHLNFLISEHHTYRYRCKQCPFAFKTHEKLSRHLFYHSLRESTKCFYCDHHFKNIHSLTAHIAEKHPQEALQSGKPSPPGIASPDASILFFKDLKRKMLNSQQQQQRNGLSPRSDRSGGRDARDSVDEDRLSEKSVSSKSSSFYYDKSLDGSGTSEGRYTCTDCQFSFTDSGALERHLATACHMPRDDKASPDSLAASLMSSLAKHHQQQQQQQQQQQQQQHQQQQQSQHQQQQQLSTSSSSSSSGQMSSLFYDIKSEKFTNPNRPFKCTICMESFTQKNILLVHYNSVSHLNKLKKLKAEKGFAQMFTGSLLSADIGGGEGCPDRGKNSPSPTVPFGEKAATPFTMPAFAEGCGGGEKRKEVGDEKESARKKFKCDICNVAYTQGSTLDIHMRSVLHQTRACRMQERSLFAVQPAGTPQQQQPSPQGGDSKKKSEFPLIHPIPESHDQSPNMLDEVSSLRKLKSPSEQIQQQQQQQQQQQQQQQQQLHQQQALGPLFCGVPVGGPDKPEICVCECCYQVFPGKLMLETHLELSPECLAHRKKLLEAAAGLPTDPAGPLGFPGDGVGFPHHHQALSELAKVNQGGGGFDLGAPGDAAALLGAKGLVPAMDPAATAAAAAAAANLMDPSFLKNASLLQFAASDPTNKLNPNALNVLNFMHFHHLMSLSYLNLAPQLSFGGVPPKVDPTKPDGSPGGGGDPVGGKAGKTASGGSVVLPPVSLNGKPLDLNLLPHGLDPKLAAQSPQQLAQVQSTLGQQQQQQQQQQQPCTQKRARTRITDEQLRILRSHFDINNSPSEESIQEMSLKANLPQKVVKHWFRNTLFKERQRNKDSPYNFSIPPSTKLNVEEYERTGEAKVTDLETASFKASDVGGSLSQDNSCSQGSTDMSKALNEAMKQNLSKSLLESLSKHQSATGQDLVGAAAAFHLNKSLFPDSFGAGVVGGGVGVGGGGVGGGGGGVVGGPDFSGPDTVGVVSDYFQRAAADALAGGPLGSPLSMGGGNGGSLTAGNGGSGGGGGTGGGGGGGGNVGGKKKKIKSESSNDSPTPADLQLDSSNSSPMPMRPPSAISLKKHMATPPSLVGVGDEMKIPSPIESPVISPPGSMGLHALPPQTQPITCSNGKRANRTRFTDYQIKVLQEFFENNSYPKDSDLEYLSKLLMLSPRVIVVWFQNARQKQRKIYENQPNPTFESDEKKAININYTCKKCNLVFQRYYELIRHQKNHCFKEESNKRSAKAQLAAAQIAHSFTSGSEDSDSSLDVSRREFQPRENDCPF, from the exons ATGACTACTCGCAAACAGACAAAATTCTCCACCAAAATTCAGTTCTACCTGAAGCACAGAGAGTCGCGGATACTGAAGCTATGCAACGACACGATCGGGCCGGTGCCAAACGATTCCCTCAGCAAAGCGATCTTCAGACTGTTGTCCAAACCGGTAGACAATAAAGGCATTATACAACTTTTTGTCGACAAG GGCCAGCCAACTGCTCAATCGACTgtcacgagcagcagcagcagcagcagcaacagcagcagcagcaacaacagcaacaacactgTGAAGACCGTTCTGCCAGAGTATCAGAAGGAGGTGGAGCGCTTCCACGGGCGCATCATCTGCAACGACAACACCTGCATCATCGACCCGGTCGCCTCTCCCAAGAACGACAGCAATTCGGGCAATCCTCGCACCCACTCGTTCCGAATTGTCTCGTTCAGCAAGGAGAGCGGCGTCACCGCCGGCGGCGACACGTTCGCGCCCGCCGCCGACGAGGACGACGCGCCGGCAGTGGTCGGTGGTGCCGGTGCGGCgcaggagcaggagcaggCACAGAACCTCATCACCCGGTCGCCGCCGGCCGCACGGTCCCCGTCGGCCGGCCCGGCTGCTGCCGCCAGCGTGGTACCGCTGGCGGGCTCGACCAGCAGccacaaggcgatcctgatgTGCTTCAGCTGCAAGCTCAGCTTCGGCACCTGCCGGTCCTTTATAGCGCATGCCAAAATCGAGCACAGTCTCACACTGAACGACTACGAGCGGATGCTGCTGGAGAAGAACTACAGCAGTGCCATCATACAGACGAACGCGGAGAAGCAGTTCTTTTTCCTGGTTCCTTTCGAAGAGAAATCTTCAGCCAACAGTAACAGTAGGAAGCACGTGGAGGGCGACGAGAGATACAAGAccaatagtagtagtaataatggtagcaacaacagcagcagcaacagcagcagcagtagcagcagcaacagcagcagtagtagcggcggtggcaacaacaacaacaacaacaacaacagcatcagcaacagTGCAGCCAGCGCACTCATCGGACCCGGAAGCGGCACGGCCGTCGGTGGCGGCCCCATCCTGGGTGGCAACATCAATGGCAATCACAGTAGCAGCACTAACAACAACGGCAGCAatggcaacagcaacaatctCATGAACAGTACCGCCAACAACGGCATCCTGGGGCTACTCTCGCATCAACAGCAGCTCCaagcacaccaacaacaacagcaacagcagcagcagcagcaacaacaacaccagcagcagcaactccaGCTACAGCAGCACCACCTGCAGCAGTCTGCGATGGGTCTGCCGGCGGATGTGTTCGCGTCCGGCGGCCTCGGGTTCGACGCCGGCGGCAGCTTCCCGAAGCTTGTCGCCAACAATGCGCTGCTGTACGAGATGGACAGCAAGCTGCAGCAGAGCTGGAAGCTGGCGGCGGAAAAGTACAGCAACGCGATGAACGAGAGCGCAGCGATTgcggcggctgcggcggctgctgccgctgccgcggCCGCTGCTGCCGGCAGCGAAGGCGAGAAGAAGGGCGGCGTGGCCAGTGCGGCTGCGGCCGCCGTCAGTGGGAAGCTGCTGACCGACTTCCTGAACCAGCAGAAGATGCTCTCGTCCGTGGGGGAAAATCTCTACggcaagcaaaacaagttCCTCGAGCTGATCAGCTCGGCGGCTGACATGAAGCTGAATCCGCTGGCGGCGGCTGCGGTGGCGGCTGCAGCCTCCAACAAGGGCGCACCCGGACCGGTGGAGCTCGGGGCAGGAGGCGGCGTCGGTGGTGTTGGAggtggtgccggtggtggtggtgctggtggtgctggtggtgactTCCATCTGAAGAAGTACAGCCCGGTCGATCTGTACAAGCAGCTGATCGCGAACAACTTCCGCCCGGAGGCGATGGACGTCGGGGAGGAGCTGAAGAGCGAACATCAGATCAGCGTGAAGAAGCTGGAACC GGAACCGTCGACGGCGTTCCGGAACAGCAACTTCAGCCCGAACATCTCGACGCGCAACTCGTGCAAGACGCTCAAGTGTCCGCAGTGCAACTGGCACTACAAGTACCAGGAAACGCTCGAGATACACATGCGCGAGAAGCACCCGGACGGCGAGACGGCCTGCAGCTACTGTCTGGCCGGGCAGGCCCATCCGCGGCTGGCGCGCGGTGAATCGTACACTTGCGGGTACAAACCGTACCGCTGTGACATCTGCAACTACTCCACCACGACCAAGGGCAACCTGTCGATCCACATGCAGAGCGACAAGCATCTGAACAACATGCAGGACCTGAACGGCATGATGAACAAGAGCAACCAGAGCTTCCTGAACCTCGCGACGCTGCAGGCGAACGAGAAGGTGGTGAACAGCTCGCGCAACCAGTATATGGCGGCGGCTGCAGTAGCGGCGGCCAGTTCACCGCTCTCTTCACTGTCGGGCAAGCTCGGCggaggtggcggtggtggtggtggtggtggtggcgttggcggtgttggtggcggcggtggaggTGTTGGTGGCGGCCCAGGCAGTGCCCAATCGAAGGAGAGCGGCCCGGTCGGGTACGAGACGGGCGGGCGACCAAAGTCCTTCTTCAAGTGTGACATCTGCAACTACGACACGAACATCGCACGCAATCTGCGCATCCACATGACGAGCGAAAAACATATCAGCAATCTGAACTCGTTCCAGTCCAGCTTCAACCAGCTGAAGAGCCTGCAgagcctgcagcagcagcaccagcaggcccagcagcagcagcagtcagaCAGTCTCGACTACCTGAGCGCGATCAATCTGAACACGCTAAAGGAGGACTCGCCGATGGCGCGCGTGGACGAGTatacggcggcggcggctgcagcGGCCGCAGTGGCGGCTGCCACCTCCGCTGGCAATActggcaacagcaacagcagcaacaacaacaacaacaatggcgGTGGTAGCAGTGGTACCAGCTCGGGCAGCCTGAAGCCTCTGTCGATGCCGTCGTCTCCGTTCGGCGCACCGCACGAGACGGCGACGCCCGATTCGCTCTTCCTGAACCAACCCTCGCCGTTCAGTGGAGCAAGCGAGCCGGGCACAGACCGGGactaccaccagcaccaccatcatcaccaccagcaccagctggACGAGGACAAGAACCCGCTGCACTTCGATCCGCCGGTCCGGCTGTCGCTCGACCCCGCCACCTACTACAGCTGTCTGGTGTGTGCCGACTTCGAGACGAACAGCCTGGAGGAGCTGAAAAAGCACGTGCTGAAGGACCGGAGCAGCAGTGCGATGGACACGATCCTAATCGCTGGCCAGGAGTGTCTGCTGTGCGGGCAGAAGGCCCACGACCGGGTGGAGATGGAGCGGCACCTGAAGGCGGACCACCATCTGCGCCGGCTCGAGCTGATGATCCATCTGCTGGAGGGGCGGGACAAGGCGGCCACCAAGCTGCGCCAGTTCGTTGGCCAGGAGCTGTACAAGAAGCTGCAGCTGATCTTCCCATTGGCGGAGGAACCGAAATTTGCGTACGATGAGATGCCAAGCGTCAGCGAAATTTCGCGCTCTCCGCtaatgctgctgctcgagccAAAAACCGAGCTGATCGAGCGGGACTACGGGACCGGCGCGAACGGTATCGATG aATCATCTTCACCGTCGTGCCCGGACAACGTACAGCTCAAGTGTAACTGCTGCAACTTCTACACCACCTCGCTGGAGAAGATCGGCATCCACAGCCTGTCGGAGAAGCACATCTTCCGGCGGATCTGTTTCGACTATCTGCTGCTCATCTCTAGCGAAAAGTCCAGCCTGGCGACGACCGTAAAGAGTGAAG ATGGAACAAAGCAGCAGTCCTCGCCGAAAGCTAGCCAGCTGATGCTGACCTGCGTGCCGTGCTGCTTCAAGACCGACCACATCTACTACATGATACACCATCTGAAGAAGAGCTGCAAGGTGGAGCAGAACATCAACCTGCTCGGGTTGCGAAACATCTTCAAGCTGACGGCCAAAG GCTTGGACGCCCAAGATGCAATGGATACGGGCGACAACGGGCTGTGCAGCATACTGCAGGAGAAGAAGATGTGGAACGGCGAGAACGCCAGCAACCGCCAGTCGGCCGGCGGCTGCAAGGACCGCTGCCTCGTGTGCAGCGTGTGCAACAAGTTCTCCTCGAAGAAGGTGAACGTGATGCAGCACCTGCTGGCGAACCACAACGCCGGCAACGAGCTGCTTGGCGGGGCCGAGCTCTCCCCGGCCGTGCCGTCGCTGTCGCGCAAACCGTTCGACTATCTGCGCACGCTGGCGGAGGCCCGCTGCGCCCAAAATCTGCGGCTCATCGAGAAGGTCACCTTCATGAGCGACTCGTTCGCGCTGAAGGAAAACTGCAACGACCTGAAGCACGGCAACCTGGCGGAGATGCTGGAGCAGTACGCGGCCCGGCAGGATGCGGGCGACGGCTTTACTGCCGCCCGTTCGCCGCCGCtcgagaagcagcagcagcagcagcaacactcgCCGACCCTGTCCTGTCCGCTGTGTGCGGAGGCGTTCCTCGACCAAGCGACGGTCGAGACGCACGTGCTGCGCGTCCACAACATCAAGATGGACGGGCTGAACCGGCTGCTGAAGCTGGTCGATACCTCGCAATTTTTGAAAACGACCAACGGCAaacagcagccgccgccgcccggcagcaacagcagcagcccagTGGACAAGCCAGGGTCGCCCCATTCGCCGCAGCAGGGCGGCAAGGAGGGCTCGGTGTCGCCCGGGGGAGGCACACCGAGCATCCGCTGCTCCTACTGCAAGGCGCCGTTCGACACGATGGTCGACCTGAAGATACACTGCAACGAGAGCAGCCACTTCCGGCGCAGCGCCGACTCGGACGATCTCGCCTGCTTCCTGCACGACTGCAAGGACGCGTTCGACAACCTGGCCGATCTGAACCAGCACTTCAAGGCGAGCCATCTGAACTTCCTCATCTCGGAGCACCACACGTACCGGTACCGGTGCAAGCAGTGCCCGTTCGCGTTCAAGACGCACGAGAAGCTGAGCCGGCACCTGTTCTACCACTCGCTGCGGGAGTCGACCAAGTGCTTCTACTGCGACCACCACTTCAAGAACATCCACTCGCTGACGGCGCACATCGCGGAGAAGCACCCGCAGGAGGCGCTGCAGTCGGGCAAACCGTCGCCGCCGGGGATCGCCTCGCCCGACGCGTCCATCCTGTTCTTCAAGGATCTCAAGCGCAAGATGCTcaacagccagcagcagcagcagcggaatgGGTTGAGTCCGCGGTCGGATCGGTCGGGCGGGCGGGATGCGCGGGACAGCGTGGACGAGGATCGGCTGAGCGAGAAGTCGGTGAGCTCGAAGAGCAGCAGCTTCTACTACGACAAGAGCCTGGACGGAAGCGGCACGTCGGAGGGTCGTTACACCTGCACCGACTGTCAGTTCAGCTTTACGGATTCTGGGGCACTGGAGCGCCATCTTGCGACGGCCTGTCATATGCCGCGCGACGACAAAGCGTCACCGGACTCGCTCGCTGCCTCGCTGATGTCGTCCCTCGCcaagcatcatcagcagcagcaacagcagcagcaacagcagcagcagcagcaacaccaacagcagcaacagtcccaacaccagcagcagcagcagctgtcgacgtcctcctcctcctcctcctccggccAGATGAGCTCGCTGTTCTACGACATCAAGTCGGAGAAGTTCACCAACCCGAACCGGCCGTTCAAGTGCACGATCTGCATGGAAAGCTTCACGCAGAAGAACATCCTGCTGGTGCACTACAACAGCGTCTCCCACCTGAACAAGCTGAAGAAGCTGAAGGCGGAGAAGGGCTTCGCGCAGATGTTTACCGGCTCGCTGCTCAGTGCGGACATTGGCGGGGGTGAGGGCTGTCCCGATCGGGGCAAGAACTCGCCCTCCCCGACCGTGCCGTTCGGCGAGAAGGCAGCCACACCCTTCACGATGCCCGCCTTCGCCGAGGGATGCGGTGGCGGCGAAAAGCGCAAGGAGGTGGGCGACGAGAAGGAGTCGGCGCGCAAGAAGTTCAAGTGCGACATCTGCAACGTGGCGTACACGCAGGGCAGCACGCTGGACATCCACATGCGCAGCGTGCTGCACCAGACGCGGGCCTGTCGTATGCAGGAGCGTAGTCTGTTCGCCGTCCAGCCGGCAGGgacgccgcagcagcagcaaccttcGCCCCAGGGCGGCGACAGCAAGAAGAAGAGCGAGTTCCCACTGATCCATCCCATCCCGGAAAGCCACGACCAGTCGCCGAACATGCTGGACGAAGTTTCGTCGTTGCGCAAGCTCAAGTCTCCTTCGGAGCagatacagcagcagcagcagcagcaacagcagcagcagcagcagcagcagcagcaactgcaccagcagcaggcacTCGGCCCACTGTTCTGCGGGGTGCCCGTCGGCGGCCCCGACAAGCCGGAAATCTGCGTGTGCGAATGCTGCTACCAGGTGTTCCCGGGTAAGCTGATGCTCGAGACGCACCTCGAGCTGAGCCCGGAGTGTCTGGCGCACCGCAAGAAGCTGCTCGAGGCAGCCGCCGGCCTGCCGACCGATCCGGCCGGCCCGCTGGGCTTCCCGGGCGATGGCGTAGGCttcccgcaccaccaccaggcacTGAGCGAGCTGGCCAAGGTCAACCAGGGCGGCGGTGGGTTCGATCTGGGAGCGCCGGGCGACGCAGCCGCCCTGCTCGGCGCCAAGGGGCTCGTGCCGGCGATGGATCCAGCCGCCACGgccgccgcagcagccgccgccgccaaccTGATGGATCCGAGCTTCCTCAAGAACGCATCGCTGCTCCAGTTTGCCGCCTCCGATCCAACCAACAAGCTCAATCCGAACGCGCTGAACGTGCTGAACTTCATGCACTTCCACCATCTGATGTCGCTGAGCTATCTGAATCTGGCGCCGCAGCTAAGCTTCGGCGGCGTGCCACCGAAAGTCGACCCGACCAAGCCGGACGGTTCgcccggcggtggcggtgatCCCGTAGGCGGCAAGGCTGGCAAGACAGCGTCGGGCGGCTCCGTCGTACTGCCGCCGGTCAGCTTGAACGGCAAGCCGCTCGATCTGAACCTGCTGCCGCACGGGCTGGACCCGAAGCTGGCCGCCCAGTCGCCGCAGCAGCTCGCCCAGGTACAGTCCACGctggggcagcagcagcagcagcagcagcagcagcagcaaccgtgcACGCAGAAGCGGGCCCGCACCCGCATCACGGACGAGCAGCTGCGCATCCTGCGCTCCCACTTCGACATCAACAACTCGCCGAGCGAGGAGAGCATCCAGGAGATGTCGCTGAAGGCGAACCTGCCGCAGAAGGTGGTGAAGCACTGGTTCCGCAACACGCTGTTCAAGGAGCGGCAGCGCAACAAGGACAGCCCGTACAACTTCAGCATCCCACCGTCGACGAAGCTGAACGTGGAGGAGTACGAGCGGACGGGCGAGGCGAAGGTGACCGACCTGGAGACGGCATCGTTCAAGGCGTCCGACGTGGGCGGGTCGCTGTCGCAGGACAACTCCTGCTCGCAGGGCTCGACCGACATGAGCAAAGCGTTGAACGAGGCGATGAAGCAGAACCTGTCCAAGTCGCTGCTCGAGTCGCTCAGCAAGCATCAGTCGGCGACGGGGCAGGATTTGGTCGGGGCCGCCGCTGCCTTCCACCTGAACAAGAGCCTCTTTCCGGACAGCTTCGGCGCAGGTGTTGTGGGTGGCGGCGTCGGAGTAGGAGGCGGTGGTgtgggcggtggcggtggtggtgtcgtCGGTGGGCCGGACTTTTCCGGCCCCGACACGGTGGGCGTAGTGTCGGACTACTTCCAGCGGGCGGCCGCCGACGCCCTGGCCGGGGGCCCCCTTGGGAGTCCTCTGTCGATGGGGGGCGGTAACGGCGGCTCGTTGACGGCTGGAAATGGTGgcagcggtggcggcggcggcacaggcggcggtggcggtggtggaggcAACGTCGgtggcaagaagaagaagatcaagTCGGAATCGTCCAACGACAGCCCGACGCCGGCCGACCTGCAGCTCGACTCGTCCAACTCTAGCCCGATGCCGATGCGGCCGCCGAGCGCGATCTCGCTCAAGAAGCACATGGCCACGCCGCCGTCGCTCGTGGGCGTCGGGGACGAGATGAAGATACCGAGCCCGATCGAGAGCCCGGTCATctcgccgcccggctcgatgGGGCTGCACGCGCTGCCCCCGCAGACGCAGCCGATCACCTGCTCGAACGGCAAGCGGGCCAACCGGACGCGCTTCACCGACTACCAGATCAAGGTGCTGCAGGAGTTCTTTGAGAACAACTCCTACCCGAAGGACAGCGACCTGGAGTACTTGAGcaagctgctgatgctgtcgCCCCGCGTCATCGTCGTCTGGTTCCAG AACGCTCGCCAGAAGCAGCGCAAAATCTACGAAAACCAGCCGAACCCGACGTTCGAGTCGGACGAGAAGAAGGCGATCAACATCAACTACACGTGCAAGAAGTGCAACCTGGTGTTCCAGCGGTACTACGAGCTGATCCGGCACCAGAAGAACCACTGCTTCAAGGAGGAGAGCAACAAGCGGTCGGCCAAGGCGCAGCTGGCCGCCGCCCAGATCGCCCACTCCTTCACCAGCGGCAGCGAGGACTCGGACTCGAGCCTGGACGTCAGCCGGCGCGAGTTTCAGCCGCGCGAGAACGACTGCCCTTTCTAG